A single genomic interval of Bradyrhizobium sp. sBnM-33 harbors:
- a CDS encoding thiamine pyrophosphate-dependent enzyme yields the protein MSNPNALLHRRDVVNELLRDRAELLVVAGLGAPNWDVSAAGDHPNNFPLWGAMGGASMIGLGLALAQPKRKVLVVTGDGEMLMNVGSLATIAVEAPKNLTIAVLDNERFGETGMQKTPTASGVDLAAIATACGIRTSRIVRTMAEVTELRDLVHEGRGTAFAQIKINPEALVFVMPPADGVILTTRFRQSVLGDDALFN from the coding sequence ATGAGCAATCCGAACGCGCTTCTGCATCGCCGCGATGTCGTCAACGAATTGTTGCGCGACCGCGCCGAGCTTCTCGTCGTCGCCGGGCTCGGCGCGCCGAACTGGGACGTCTCGGCCGCCGGCGACCATCCCAACAATTTCCCGCTGTGGGGCGCGATGGGCGGTGCCTCAATGATCGGGCTTGGCCTTGCTTTGGCGCAGCCGAAGCGCAAGGTGCTCGTCGTCACCGGGGATGGCGAGATGCTGATGAATGTCGGCTCGCTCGCCACGATCGCGGTGGAGGCGCCGAAGAATCTCACGATCGCCGTCCTCGACAACGAGCGCTTCGGCGAGACCGGCATGCAGAAGACGCCCACCGCCTCCGGCGTTGACCTTGCCGCCATCGCGACCGCTTGCGGCATCCGCACCTCCCGCATCGTACGCACGATGGCTGAAGTGACCGAACTGCGCGACCTCGTTCATGAAGGCCGCGGAACGGCCTTTGCGCAGATCAAGATCAATCCCGAGGCGCTGGTGTTCGTAATGCCGCCAGCCGATGGCGTGATCCTGACGACACGCTTCCGGCAATCGGTGCTGGGAGACGACGCGCTGTTTAATTGA
- a CDS encoding DNA-3-methyladenine glycosylase I — protein sequence MTAFKTIRARTEKRKGGPKALAKLLPAKPDPKALAKLGDDRILSEMTKRVFSAGFAWSVIENKWPGFEKAFLDFKPGPLTLQPDDFWDDLMKDTHVVRNGAKIMSVRANAGFVRDIAKEHGSFGKFLANWPSSDQAGLLELLAKRGSRLGGNTGQMMLRFLGWDGFVTSRDVVLCLRDAGLDIAETVTSKRDLAKVQAQFNEWAEETGLPYVQLSRICALSIGENYSAEKLASFGADE from the coding sequence GTGACGGCATTCAAGACCATCCGCGCCCGCACCGAGAAGCGCAAGGGCGGGCCGAAGGCACTCGCCAAGCTGCTGCCGGCCAAGCCGGACCCGAAGGCGCTCGCCAAGCTCGGCGACGACCGAATCTTATCGGAAATGACCAAGCGGGTGTTCTCGGCGGGCTTTGCCTGGAGCGTGATCGAGAACAAATGGCCTGGGTTCGAGAAGGCGTTTCTCGACTTCAAGCCCGGGCCGCTGACGCTGCAGCCGGACGACTTCTGGGACGACCTGATGAAGGACACCCACGTCGTGCGCAACGGCGCCAAGATCATGTCGGTGCGGGCCAATGCCGGCTTCGTCCGGGATATCGCCAAGGAGCACGGTAGTTTCGGCAAGTTCCTTGCGAACTGGCCGTCGTCGGATCAAGCCGGATTGCTGGAACTGCTGGCCAAGCGCGGCAGCCGGCTCGGCGGCAATACCGGGCAGATGATGCTGCGCTTCCTCGGCTGGGACGGATTCGTCACCTCCCGAGACGTGGTGCTGTGTCTGCGCGACGCCGGGCTCGACATTGCAGAGACGGTTACCTCCAAGCGCGATCTCGCAAAGGTGCAGGCGCAGTTCAATGAATGGGCCGAGGAGACCGGCCTTCCTTATGTGCAGCTTTCGCGGATTTGCGCGCTGTCGATCGGCGAGAATTATTCGGCCGAGAAGTTGGCAAGTTTCGGCGCGGATGAATGA
- a CDS encoding DUF4142 domain-containing protein: protein MFIRLSAAIAALSLLGSAALAQGAKPTDPQIAHIAYTAGVIDINAAKQAIAKASNKDVKAFAEDMVRDHEAVNKQALDLVKKLKVTPEDNDTSKTLSKQATEKLAELNKLKGAEYDKAYVAHEVAYHKTVNSALETQLIPSASNAELKSLLQTGLKIFQGHQQHAEQIATKLK from the coding sequence ATGTTCATACGATTGAGCGCGGCGATCGCCGCATTGAGCCTTCTTGGCAGCGCCGCGCTGGCGCAAGGCGCAAAACCAACCGATCCCCAGATCGCGCACATCGCCTACACCGCCGGCGTGATCGACATCAACGCCGCCAAACAGGCGATCGCGAAAGCCAGCAACAAGGACGTCAAGGCATTCGCGGAAGACATGGTGCGCGACCACGAGGCCGTGAACAAGCAGGCGCTGGATCTCGTCAAGAAGCTGAAGGTGACGCCGGAGGACAACGACACCAGCAAGACGCTGTCGAAGCAGGCCACTGAGAAGCTTGCCGAACTCAACAAACTGAAGGGAGCGGAATACGACAAGGCCTATGTCGCCCACGAGGTCGCCTACCACAAGACCGTCAACAGTGCGCTGGAGACGCAATTGATTCCGTCAGCCAGCAATGCCGAGCTGAAGAGCCTGCTGCAGACCGGCCTGAAGATTTTTCAGGGCCACCAGCAGCACGCCGAGCAAATCGCCACCAAGCTGAAATAG
- a CDS encoding RNA polymerase sigma factor: protein MRQAHIPSIAPLDTGDAELVRRALARDEAAVRAIMQANNRRLYRLARGILRNDGEAEDVVQEVYVRAFTHLENFRGDSSLSTWLSRIAMNEALGRLRRQRPAVELDSLPQGALEAQIIQFPLAADDPEKSMAQREIQRVVEHAIDELPEAFRLVFITRVIEGMNVEETAEILGLKPETVKTRLHRARTMLRDIVENKIGPVVMEAFPFAGRRCERLTDAVLKRLGY from the coding sequence ATGCGCCAAGCCCACATACCGAGCATCGCGCCTCTCGATACCGGTGACGCCGAGTTGGTGCGCCGCGCTCTGGCCCGCGACGAGGCGGCGGTACGCGCCATCATGCAGGCCAACAACCGCAGGCTCTATCGCCTTGCCCGCGGCATCCTGCGCAACGATGGCGAAGCCGAGGACGTCGTGCAGGAGGTCTATGTCCGTGCCTTCACCCATCTGGAAAACTTTCGCGGTGATTCCAGCCTGTCGACTTGGCTGTCGCGGATCGCCATGAACGAGGCGCTCGGCCGCCTTCGGCGCCAGCGTCCTGCCGTCGAACTGGACTCCTTGCCGCAGGGCGCGCTGGAGGCCCAGATCATCCAGTTCCCTCTTGCCGCCGACGATCCGGAAAAATCCATGGCCCAGCGTGAAATTCAGCGTGTCGTCGAACACGCCATCGATGAATTGCCGGAAGCGTTCCGTCTCGTCTTCATCACCCGCGTGATCGAAGGAATGAATGTGGAAGAGACCGCCGAGATTCTTGGGCTGAAGCCGGAGACGGTAAAAACCCGATTGCACCGCGCCCGCACCATGCTGCGCGATATCGTCGAGAACAAGATCGGCCCCGTGGTGATGGAGGCGTTCCCCTTTGCCGGCAGGCGCTGCGAGCGGCTGACGGACGCCGTGCTGAAGCGGCTGGGGTATTAG
- a CDS encoding DEAD/DEAH box helicase, with the protein MTLLPANAPLARALAERNYDRLTPVQTAVLADDADGRDLLVSAQTGSGKTVAYGLAIGTNLLDGAERFERAAAPLALIVAPTRELALQVHRELGWLYQHADARVVSCVGGMDPRREQRELAAGAHIVVGTPGRLCDHLRRGRLDVSELKAIVLDEADEMLDLGFREDMEFILQATPDDRRTLLFSATLPRGIIALAKQYQQEAFRVEVAGDEGGHADIEYRAIRIAAGDVEHAVVNILRYFESPGTLVFCNTREAVRHLQATLLERGFSVVALSGELTQNERTLALQALRDGRARVCVATDVAARGIDLPNLDLVIHADLPNDPEVMQHRSGRTGRAGRKGVSILLVPPARRRRADMLLKLAGIDAAWGLAPQPDEIRKLDQERLLKDDLLAAETTPEDLALAQALLAERSAEEIAAALARLYRARLPSPEDIVDPGEERIKSRAERAHERADRESGLGSKPAKSSARHRMTEDTVWFSAAIGRKKNAEARWLLPMLCRRGSIKKEDIGAIRILDTVTEFEISARVADRFAARVRRPDKEDSIRIEPMTNSPQREEVRAKEWTPKPHGKTAKSSDRAGFDKEVRYDRKKPHRDKPAHAGKPRHEREAPAAPAFGKKKKKKFRG; encoded by the coding sequence GTGACATTACTGCCCGCAAATGCGCCGCTCGCCCGAGCTTTGGCGGAACGCAACTACGATCGGCTAACGCCGGTGCAGACGGCGGTGCTGGCCGACGACGCTGACGGCCGTGACCTGCTCGTTTCTGCGCAAACGGGCTCCGGCAAAACCGTCGCCTATGGTCTGGCGATTGGAACGAACCTGCTGGATGGCGCCGAACGATTCGAGCGGGCTGCCGCACCCCTTGCATTGATTGTCGCGCCGACGCGTGAGCTCGCGCTTCAGGTACACCGGGAACTGGGCTGGCTATATCAGCACGCGGACGCGCGCGTGGTTTCCTGCGTCGGCGGCATGGATCCGCGCCGCGAACAGCGCGAGCTGGCCGCCGGCGCTCATATCGTGGTCGGCACGCCGGGGCGGCTTTGCGACCATCTGCGGCGCGGCCGGCTCGACGTCTCGGAATTGAAGGCGATCGTGCTCGACGAGGCCGACGAGATGCTCGATCTCGGCTTCCGCGAGGACATGGAGTTCATCCTGCAGGCGACGCCGGACGACCGCCGCACGCTATTGTTCTCGGCCACCCTTCCGCGCGGCATCATTGCGCTGGCGAAGCAATATCAGCAGGAGGCCTTCCGCGTCGAAGTCGCGGGCGACGAAGGCGGCCATGCCGACATCGAATATCGCGCGATCCGGATCGCCGCTGGTGATGTCGAACACGCCGTCGTTAATATCCTGCGCTACTTCGAATCGCCGGGCACGCTGGTGTTCTGCAACACGCGCGAGGCCGTGCGGCACCTGCAGGCAACGCTGCTGGAGCGCGGCTTTTCGGTGGTGGCGCTGTCGGGCGAGTTGACCCAGAACGAGCGAACGCTGGCGCTGCAGGCGTTGCGCGACGGCCGCGCCCGCGTTTGCGTTGCGACCGACGTTGCCGCGCGCGGCATCGATTTGCCGAACCTCGACCTCGTCATCCATGCCGATCTGCCGAACGATCCGGAAGTCATGCAGCATCGCTCCGGCCGCACTGGGCGCGCCGGCCGCAAGGGCGTCAGTATATTGCTGGTGCCGCCGGCGCGGCGGCGGCGCGCGGACATGCTGCTTAAGCTCGCCGGCATCGACGCGGCCTGGGGCTTGGCGCCGCAGCCGGATGAAATACGCAAGCTCGATCAGGAGCGGCTGCTGAAGGACGATCTGCTCGCGGCTGAAACAACGCCCGAAGATCTGGCACTCGCGCAGGCGCTGCTTGCCGAACGGTCGGCGGAAGAAATTGCCGCCGCGCTGGCGCGGCTCTATCGCGCGCGGCTCCCGTCGCCCGAGGACATCGTCGATCCCGGTGAGGAGCGCATCAAATCTCGTGCCGAGCGTGCCCACGAGCGGGCCGATCGCGAGTCCGGACTCGGTTCGAAGCCGGCCAAATCTTCCGCACGCCACCGCATGACGGAGGACACCGTGTGGTTCAGCGCCGCTATCGGACGCAAGAAGAATGCCGAAGCGCGCTGGCTGCTGCCGATGTTGTGCCGCCGCGGCAGCATCAAGAAGGAAGATATCGGCGCCATCCGGATTCTCGATACCGTCACCGAATTCGAGATTTCCGCGCGCGTCGCCGACCGCTTCGCCGCCAGGGTTCGCCGTCCCGATAAGGAAGACAGCATTCGCATCGAGCCGATGACGAATTCTCCGCAGCGCGAGGAGGTTCGCGCAAAGGAATGGACACCGAAGCCGCACGGCAAAACCGCAAAGAGCTCCGACCGGGCGGGGTTTGACAAGGAAGTGCGTTACGATAGGAAGAAACCGCATCGGGACAAGCCGGCTCACGCCGGAAAACCGAGGCACGAGCGCGAGGCGCCCGCGGCGCCTGCATTCGGCAAGAAGAAAAAGAAGAAGTTTCGCGGCTGA
- a CDS encoding aminopeptidase: MTALERNASVSIDPVKLDRLAEVAVKVGLRLQPGQDLLLTAPSVALPLVRRIAVHAYKAGAGLVTPLLSDEAITLARYRYGHNDGFDRAAGWLYEGMAKAFGANTARLAIVGDNPMLLSGEDPVKVARASKANSIAYQPALEKIVNFDTNWNIIAYPSPSWAKQVFPDVSEDVAVAKLADAIFAASRVDQDGAVAAWEKHNAVLRERTEWLNGQRFHALKYSGPGTDLTIGLADGHEWEGGASTAKNGIACNANIPTEEVFTTPHCRRVSGHVVSSKPLSYQGTLIDNIAVRFEEGRIAEARASRGEEVLKKVLDTDEGAARLGEVALVPHSSPISKSGLLFFNTLFDENAASHIALGQCYSKCFVGGDKLTPEQIAAQGGNKSLIHIDWMIGSAETDIDGIHADGSRVPVFRKGEWA, translated from the coding sequence ATGACCGCACTAGAGCGCAACGCCTCCGTCTCGATTGATCCCGTAAAGCTCGACCGCCTCGCCGAAGTGGCTGTCAAGGTCGGCTTGCGGCTGCAGCCGGGGCAGGACCTGCTGCTGACCGCGCCTTCGGTCGCGCTGCCGCTGGTGCGCCGGATTGCCGTACATGCCTACAAGGCCGGCGCGGGTCTGGTGACCCCACTCCTGTCGGACGAGGCGATCACGCTGGCGCGCTACCGCTACGGCCATAACGACGGATTCGATCGTGCCGCCGGCTGGCTCTATGAGGGCATGGCGAAGGCATTCGGCGCCAACACCGCGCGCCTGGCCATCGTCGGGGACAATCCGATGCTGCTGTCGGGCGAGGATCCGGTGAAAGTGGCGCGCGCCAGCAAGGCCAATTCGATCGCCTATCAGCCGGCGCTGGAGAAGATCGTCAATTTCGATACCAACTGGAACATCATCGCCTATCCGAGTCCGTCCTGGGCCAAACAGGTTTTTCCTGATGTCTCCGAGGACGTCGCGGTGGCAAAACTGGCGGATGCGATTTTTGCAGCGTCCCGCGTCGATCAGGATGGCGCCGTCGCCGCCTGGGAAAAACACAATGCCGTGCTGCGCGAGCGGACCGAATGGCTGAACGGCCAGCGCTTCCATGCGCTGAAGTATTCCGGCCCGGGCACCGATCTGACGATCGGGCTCGCCGACGGCCACGAATGGGAGGGCGGTGCCTCGACCGCGAAGAACGGCATCGCCTGCAACGCCAATATCCCGACCGAGGAAGTCTTCACCACGCCGCATTGCCGGCGCGTCAGCGGCCATGTCGTCTCCTCCAAGCCGCTGTCCTATCAGGGCACGCTGATCGACAACATCGCGGTCAGGTTCGAGGAAGGCCGCATCGCCGAGGCAAGAGCCTCGCGCGGCGAAGAGGTGCTGAAGAAGGTGCTCGACACCGACGAGGGCGCGGCGCGTCTCGGTGAAGTGGCGCTGGTGCCGCATTCCTCGCCGATTTCCAAGAGCGGGCTGTTGTTCTTCAACACGCTGTTCGACGAGAACGCCGCCTCCCACATCGCGCTCGGCCAGTGCTACTCGAAGTGCTTCGTCGGCGGCGACAAGCTGACGCCAGAACAGATTGCGGCCCAGGGCGGCAACAAGAGCCTCATTCACATCGACTGGATGATCGGATCGGCCGAAACCGACATCGACGGCATTCACGCCGACGGAAGCCGCGTGCCGGTATTCCGCAAAGGCGAGTGGGCGTAA
- a CDS encoding rhodanese-like domain-containing protein, whose translation MTVPSVSPSQVRTALLLREEIALLDVRHEAVFATGHPLFAANMAADRIALEAETRLPRKDVPIVIYDAGEGLVSAAADHLNASGYTNVRQLDGGLQGWKSAGYEVFEDVNSYAKAFGELVESRRHTPSLAAEEVGALIASGANIQILDVRRFDEYATMNIPGSISVPGAELVLRAGRAAPDPETTIIVNCAGRTRSIIGTQSLINAGVANEVRALRNGTIGWTLAKQSLEHGSDRRGEIGAIEGGETNARDVAYRAGVRHIGSEEMAALREQANRTLYCFDVRSEEEYTAGHIAGFRHYAGGQLVQEIDMAAPVRGARIVLTDNMRVRADMTASWLAQMGWETYALEGGYDATLEIGPPRLIPKPDPSHRYRRPYEGTDVKESAMQAYLDWEYGLVEQLRRDGTHGFFVI comes from the coding sequence ATGACCGTACCCTCAGTCAGCCCCTCGCAAGTCCGCACCGCGCTGCTGCTGCGCGAGGAAATCGCGCTGCTCGATGTCAGGCATGAGGCCGTCTTCGCCACCGGACACCCACTGTTTGCCGCCAACATGGCGGCCGACCGGATCGCGCTCGAAGCGGAGACGCGGCTGCCGCGCAAGGACGTGCCGATCGTGATCTATGACGCTGGTGAAGGCCTCGTCAGCGCAGCCGCGGATCACCTGAACGCGTCGGGCTACACCAATGTCCGCCAGCTCGACGGCGGGCTGCAGGGCTGGAAGTCGGCGGGCTATGAGGTGTTCGAGGATGTCAATTCCTACGCCAAGGCGTTCGGCGAACTGGTCGAGTCGCGCCGGCACACGCCTTCGCTCGCCGCCGAGGAAGTCGGCGCCCTGATTGCGAGCGGCGCCAACATTCAGATCCTCGATGTCCGCCGCTTCGATGAATACGCCACCATGAACATTCCCGGCTCCATCAGCGTTCCCGGCGCGGAACTGGTGCTGCGCGCCGGCCGCGCCGCGCCGGATCCCGAGACTACTATCATCGTCAATTGCGCGGGGCGCACCCGCTCGATTATCGGGACCCAGTCGCTGATCAATGCCGGCGTCGCGAACGAGGTGCGGGCGCTGCGCAACGGTACCATCGGCTGGACCCTGGCCAAACAAAGTCTCGAACACGGCAGCGACAGGCGCGGCGAGATCGGCGCCATCGAGGGCGGCGAAACCAATGCGCGCGACGTTGCCTATCGCGCCGGCGTCCGGCATATCGGATCAGAGGAAATGGCGGCGTTGCGGGAGCAGGCCAACCGTACGCTCTACTGCTTCGACGTCCGCTCGGAGGAGGAATATACGGCTGGCCATATCGCGGGTTTCCGCCATTACGCCGGCGGGCAGTTGGTGCAGGAGATCGATATGGCGGCGCCGGTGCGTGGTGCCCGTATCGTGCTGACGGACAACATGCGCGTGCGCGCCGACATGACGGCGTCCTGGCTGGCGCAGATGGGCTGGGAAACTTACGCGCTCGAAGGGGGCTACGACGCCACGCTGGAAATCGGGCCGCCGCGCCTGATCCCAAAGCCCGACCCGTCACACCGCTACCGTCGTCCCTATGAGGGCACCGATGTCAAGGAAAGCGCAATGCAGGCCTATCTCGACTGGGAATACGGCCTCGTCGAGCAGCTCCGCCGCGACGGCACGCATGGATTTTTCGTTATATGA
- a CDS encoding DUF1330 domain-containing protein has protein sequence MSVYIVAQLKFTRRELYDRYQSRFMGVFKKFKGKLLVADAHPVVLEGEWPRDKVVIMEFPDDASAREFQNSPEYQEISVDRKAGADAIVLAVRGL, from the coding sequence ATGAGCGTCTACATCGTCGCCCAATTGAAATTCACCCGCCGCGAACTCTACGACCGCTATCAATCGCGCTTCATGGGCGTGTTCAAGAAGTTCAAGGGCAAGCTGCTGGTGGCGGACGCACATCCGGTCGTGCTGGAAGGCGAATGGCCGCGCGACAAGGTCGTGATCATGGAATTTCCTGACGACGCCTCGGCAAGGGAATTTCAGAATTCCCCGGAGTATCAGGAGATCTCGGTCGATCGCAAAGCCGGCGCCGATGCCATCGTGCTGGCGGTAAGGGGTTTGTAG
- a CDS encoding thiamine pyrophosphate-binding protein: protein MAEAAKSRAEATPALPTWPDEIYRVLKDTGIRQVAMVPDAGHSRLIRSFEADPEIRVVTLTTEEEGVAMLAGAWLGGERGVLLLQSSGVGNCINMLSLPVICHMPLLMIVTMRGDWGEFNPWQIPMGQGTRPSLEAMGVIVNKVDEPDLVASAVQGAADLAFNTWKPVAVLIGQRVLGAKNFKELARK, encoded by the coding sequence ATGGCGGAAGCAGCAAAATCACGCGCCGAGGCCACACCGGCGCTGCCGACGTGGCCGGACGAGATCTACCGCGTGCTCAAGGACACCGGCATTCGCCAGGTTGCGATGGTCCCGGACGCCGGCCACAGCCGCCTGATCCGCTCCTTCGAGGCCGATCCCGAGATTCGCGTCGTCACCCTGACGACGGAGGAAGAGGGCGTAGCGATGCTGGCGGGTGCGTGGCTCGGCGGCGAGCGCGGTGTGCTGCTGTTGCAGTCGAGCGGCGTCGGCAACTGCATCAACATGCTGTCGCTGCCGGTCATCTGCCATATGCCGCTGTTGATGATCGTCACCATGCGCGGCGACTGGGGCGAGTTCAATCCGTGGCAGATCCCGATGGGGCAGGGCACGCGTCCCTCGCTTGAAGCCATGGGCGTGATCGTGAACAAGGTCGACGAGCCTGATCTCGTCGCCTCCGCGGTGCAGGGCGCGGCGGACCTCGCTTTCAATACCTGGAAGCCGGTGGCGGTCCTGATCGGCCAGCGTGTGCTTGGCGCCAAGAATTTCAAGGAGCTTGCCCGCAAATGA
- a CDS encoding LysR substrate-binding domain-containing protein has product MDLKQLRTFRAVAELGSLSKAADRLRAAQPALSRHIKLLEHELRVELFVRNGRGMLLTSAGRMLLDRTTGLIRQIEQVSDDLKSANGNPSGRVILGLVPTVSAVLSGRFARHVLNDFPDVSLRIVESYGGHLVEWLHRGEMDLAIIYGPAVDLHLQVQSIGREDIVAVGPPGSGLNKRKQVDLKWLVKQKLILPSISHGLRALLEKALAREKLKLNAMIEVDSYRAQISLMEEGLGYTLLPPSAIRTEVAANRLEMAAVSPAVSRELILASPIAHPPSIATTTIATLIVSEIQQLSKEGLWKINMTA; this is encoded by the coding sequence ATGGATCTCAAACAATTGCGGACCTTCCGGGCCGTAGCCGAACTCGGAAGCCTGAGCAAGGCCGCCGACCGGCTGCGTGCTGCTCAGCCGGCGCTCAGCCGGCATATCAAGCTGCTCGAGCACGAGCTTCGCGTCGAGCTGTTCGTGCGCAACGGGCGCGGCATGCTCCTGACCAGCGCGGGCCGGATGCTGCTCGACCGCACCACCGGCCTGATCCGCCAGATCGAGCAGGTCAGCGACGACCTCAAATCGGCGAACGGCAATCCGTCGGGCCGCGTCATCCTTGGGCTGGTGCCGACGGTCAGTGCCGTCCTGTCCGGACGGTTCGCCCGCCACGTCCTCAACGACTTTCCCGACGTCTCGCTGCGCATCGTGGAGAGCTATGGCGGGCACCTGGTCGAGTGGCTGCACCGCGGGGAGATGGACCTCGCGATCATCTATGGTCCGGCGGTCGACCTCCACCTTCAGGTCCAATCGATCGGCCGCGAGGATATCGTCGCGGTCGGGCCGCCAGGATCCGGCTTGAACAAGCGTAAGCAGGTCGATCTGAAGTGGCTGGTGAAGCAGAAGCTGATCCTGCCCAGCATCTCGCATGGCTTGCGGGCGCTCTTGGAAAAGGCGCTGGCGCGCGAAAAGCTGAAGTTAAACGCCATGATCGAGGTCGACTCCTACCGCGCCCAGATCAGCCTGATGGAGGAAGGGCTCGGCTATACGCTGCTGCCGCCCTCAGCGATCCGCACCGAGGTGGCGGCGAACCGCCTGGAGATGGCCGCGGTCAGTCCCGCCGTGTCGCGCGAACTGATTCTGGCCTCGCCGATCGCCCACCCGCCGTCGATCGCAACGACGACGATCGCGACGCTGATCGTGTCCGAGATTCAACAGCTTTCGAAGGAAGGACTCTGGAAGATCAACATGACGGCGTAG
- a CDS encoding cupredoxin domain-containing protein, translated as MHPGRCLPFIAALLLGATVVPAHAATIQITIDDLVFAPAEVSAKVGDTIEWINKDVFAHTATARNGDFDVATPLKKTVTSVLKKAGSVEYYCRYHPNMKAVLTIAP; from the coding sequence ATGCATCCGGGACGCTGTCTGCCTTTCATCGCTGCCCTGCTCCTGGGCGCGACGGTCGTCCCGGCGCATGCGGCGACGATCCAGATCACGATCGACGATCTGGTATTCGCGCCGGCAGAAGTTTCCGCCAAGGTCGGCGACACCATCGAATGGATCAACAAGGACGTGTTCGCGCACACCGCGACCGCGCGCAACGGCGATTTCGATGTCGCCACGCCGCTGAAGAAGACGGTGACGTCGGTGCTGAAGAAGGCCGGTAGCGTCGAATATTACTGCCGCTATCATCCGAACATGAAGGCGGTGTTGACGATTGCGCCGTAA
- a CDS encoding amidohydrolase family protein has translation MAASTAPASRSGLYVDPREDWLAQHTEEIIDPARPIVDPHHHLWDRGGLRYMIEEMATDIASGHNIIATVYVDCRSMYRAQGPEAFRPVGEVEFANGVAAMAASGGYGKAAICAGIVSHVNLLLGDGAKGVLEAEIAAGNGRFRGIRHSSAWDADPNVAGMYATRPPGLLRDSTFRRGFACLTPLGLSFDAWLFHPQIGELTDLARAFPDTKIVLDHCGGPVGIGRFAGRREEVFPEWKASIQEIARCENVVVKLGGLAMCLLGYDFHLRPKPPSSEQAATAWRPYIETCIEAFGPDRCMFESNFPPDKGQCSYQVIFNAFKRLAAQYSEAEKTALFSKTATNFYKLELG, from the coding sequence ATGGCCGCCAGCACCGCACCCGCCTCCAGAAGCGGGCTCTACGTCGATCCGCGCGAAGACTGGCTGGCGCAGCACACCGAAGAGATCATCGATCCCGCCCGCCCGATCGTCGATCCGCATCACCATCTCTGGGACCGCGGCGGCCTGCGCTACATGATCGAGGAGATGGCTACAGACATCGCCTCCGGTCATAACATTATCGCGACCGTTTATGTCGATTGCCGCTCGATGTACCGCGCGCAAGGGCCGGAAGCGTTTCGCCCGGTCGGCGAGGTCGAGTTCGCCAATGGCGTTGCGGCGATGGCGGCGAGCGGCGGCTATGGCAAGGCTGCGATCTGCGCCGGCATCGTCAGCCACGTCAACCTGCTGCTCGGCGACGGCGCGAAGGGCGTGCTGGAAGCGGAGATCGCTGCCGGCAACGGCCGCTTCCGCGGCATCCGCCATTCCTCGGCCTGGGATGCCGATCCCAACGTCGCCGGTATGTATGCGACGCGGCCGCCGGGGCTGTTACGCGACAGCACGTTCCGCAGGGGCTTTGCCTGCCTCACACCATTGGGCCTGAGCTTCGACGCCTGGCTGTTTCATCCGCAGATCGGCGAACTCACCGATCTCGCCCGCGCCTTTCCCGACACCAAAATCGTGCTCGATCACTGCGGCGGCCCGGTCGGCATCGGCCGCTTTGCCGGGCGGCGCGAGGAAGTGTTCCCGGAATGGAAGGCTTCGATCCAGGAAATCGCGCGATGCGAAAATGTCGTCGTCAAGCTCGGCGGGCTCGCGATGTGCCTGCTCGGCTACGACTTTCACCTGCGCCCAAAGCCGCCGTCTTCGGAACAGGCCGCCACCGCGTGGCGTCCCTATATCGAAACCTGCATCGAGGCCTTTGGACCCGATCGATGCATGTTCGAAAGCAATTTTCCGCCTGATAAAGGTCAGTGCAGCTATCAGGTGATCTTCAACGCCTTCAAGCGGCTCGCCGCGCAGTACAGCGAAGCCGAGAAGACCGCGCTGTTTTCGAAGACGGCGACCAACTTCTACAAGCTCGAGCTGGGCTGA